The Magnolia sinica isolate HGM2019 chromosome 9, MsV1, whole genome shotgun sequence sequence tttttatttttttacatggagaactttattctacctacaattttctctattacatatttatataaatatgtatatataagcatataaaaatttttctctcttttttttcattttttttctttcttcatttaacaagaatatcttctaaaccaaaattagttacttgacgtaccctatatgattttggggtaggagaagctactttagccaaccgacctggttatttttcaagattccatcagttctatggtcgaaaatccatttcattcacttcgcggtcaatttcaattagtttgcggtcaatttcattcatttcatttacttcgcgatcaattccatgcatttcacgatcaatcccggcgattctgttttcattcacggtcgtttccatgcatttcacagtcaatttccttcacttcacgcgcggtcatttccaggcatttcacggtcaattcgcttcacttcacggtcatttccatgcatttcacggtcaatcccagtgattccgttttgattcacggtcatttccatgcatttcacggtcaattcccttcacttcacggtcattttcatgcatttcacggtcatttcgcttcacttcatggttatttccatgcatttcacgatcaatcccgacgattccgttttgattcatggtcatttccatgcatttcacggtcaattcccttcacttcacggtcatttccatgcatttcacagtcatttccctacacttcacggtcatttccatgcatttcacggtcaatcccagcgaatccgttttgattcacggtcatttccatgcatttcacggtcaattcccttcacttcacggtcatttccatgcatttcatagtcaattcgcttcacttcacgatcatttccatgcacttcacggtcaatcccggtgatttcgttttgattcacggtcatttccatgcatttcacggtctaaacttctgtgacccctaaaagggtttcaatggtagacgttcaatcctccatagACGTTCAATGCATCAtcatcgctgggattgaccgtgaaatgcatgaattagaccgtgaagtgaagcgaattgaccgtgaaatgcatggaaatgactgtgaagtgaagggaattgactgtgaaatgcatgaaaatgatcgtgaatcaaaacagaatcgccaggattgaccatgaagtgcatggaaatgaccatgaagtgaagcgaattgactgtgaaatgcatgaaaatgaccgtggatcaaaacggaatcgccgggaaagatcgtgaaatgcatggaaatgaccgtgaagtgtagggaaatgaccgtgaaatgcatgaaaatgatcgtgaagtgaagggacttgaccgtgaaatacatggaaatgactgtgaattaaAATGGAATCGCttagattgaccgtgaaatgcatggaaatgaccatgaagtgaagtgaagcgaattgaccgtggaatgcatggaaatgaccgtgaagtgaagggaattgactgtgaaatgcatggaaatgaccgtgaatcaaaacggaatcgctgagaatgaccatgaagtgcatgaaaatgaccgttaagtgaagctaattaaccatgaaatgcatggaaatgacagttaagtgaagagaattgaccgtgaaatgcatggaaatgaccatgaatcaaaatggaatcgccgggattgaccgtgaagtgaaacgatttgaccgtgaaatgcatgaaaatgactgtgaagtgaagagaattgaccgtgaaatgcatggaaatgaccgtgaatcaaaactgaatcatcgggattgaccgtgaaatgcaaggaaatgaccgtgaagtgtagggaaatgatcgtgaaatgaccGTTAAATACaggaaaatgactgtgaaatgcatgaaaatgattgtgaagtgaagggaattgaccgtaaaatgcatggaaatgatcgtgaatcaaaacagaatcgtcgggattgaccgtgaaatgcatggaaatgactatgaagtgaagcgaattgatcgtgaaatgcatggaaatgaccgtgaagtgaagggaattgaccgtgaaatgcatggaaataatcgtgaatcaaaacggaatcgccgggattgaccgtgaaatgcatggaaatgatcatgaagtgaagcgaattgaccgtgaaatgcatggaaatgaccttgaagtgaagggaattgaccatgaaatgcatggaaatgaccgtgaatcaaaacggaatcgctgggattgaccgtgaagtgcatggaaatgactgtgaagtgaagcgaattgaccgtgaaatgcattgaaatgaccgtgaagtgaagagaattgactgtgaaatgcatggaaatgaccgtgattcaaaacagaatcgccgggattgatcgcgaaatacatggaaatgactgtgaagtgaagcaaattgaccgtgaaatgcatggaaatgaccgtgaagtgaagggaattgaccgtgaaatgcatggaaatgaccgtgaatcaaaacggaatcgctgggattgaccgtgaagtgcatggaaatgaccgtgaagtgaagcgaattgaccataaaatgcatggaaatgaccgtgatgtgaagagaattgaccatgaaatgcatggaaatgaccgtgaatcaaaacagaatcgccgggattgaccgtgaaatgcatggaaatgaccgtgaagtgaagcgaattgaccgtgaaatgtatggaaatgaccgtgaagtgaagagaattgactgtgaatcaaaacagaatcgccaggattgaccgtgaagtgcatggaaatgaccgtgaagtgaagagaattgatcgtgaaatgcatggaaatgactgtgaatcaaaacggaattgccgggattgaccgtgaaatgcatggaaatgaccgtgaagtgtaggaaaatgaccgtgaaatgcataaaaatgaccgtgaagtgaagggaattgaccgtgaaatgcatggaaatgactatgaatcaaaacggaatcgctggtattgatcgtaaaatgcatgaaaatgaccatgaagtaaagtgaattgaccgtgaaatgcatggaaatgaccatgaagtaaagggaattgaccgtaaaatgcatgtaaatgaccgtgaattaaaacgaaatcgtcgggattgaccgtgaaatgcatgaaaatgaccgtgaagtgaagcaaattgaccgtgaaatgcgtgaaaatgaccgtgaagtgaagggaattgaccatgaaatgcatggaaatgatcgtgaatcaaaacggaatcgctgggattgaccgtgcaatgcatgaaaatgaccatgaagtgaagcgaattgaccgtgaaatgcatggaaatgaccgtgaagtgaagggaattgactgtaaaatgcatggaaatgaccgtgaatcaaaacagaatcgctaggattgaccgtgaaatgcatgaaattaatcgcgaagtaaatgaaatgaatgaaattgatcgcgacttaattgaaattgactgcgaagtgaatgaaatggatttcaaCCATAGAccagatggaatcttgaaaaataaccaggttggttggctaaagtagcttctcctaccccaaaatcatatagggtatgttaaggaactaattttggtttagaagatattcttgttaaatgaagaaagaaagaaatgaaaaaaaaaagaggaaaatttttttatatgcttatatatacatatttatataaatatgtattagagaaaattgtaggtagaataaagttctccatgtaaaaatatataaaaaaattaaaataaaataaaatttcatagcctggcacagactacagttatggctacggttataatccatagttATTTGTTAAATCACCTTCAAATACACTTCGATATGTATTGAAAATTGcgggatttttgaggcaaactcgctggacagttctggacctttttcgattaatcgaaagaccttcgatacatataaaatgACATATCAAAATGGCAGGGCtatggctatggctacggttataatccatagctatagaaaacaccgtagccataagttcttggtttattttattattattattattattatttgctgttgtaatccccaccactttttgtgggtcctattatgaggtatgtgttatatccaaaccgtccatctatttagcgaactcgtattaaggcttgagatgaaaaataagacagatctagctatcaagtggaccacactgtaaaaggatgtggaggattgaacgtctaccattgaaacccttttaggggtcacagaagttttggatcattatggaatttgtttttcctcttcatcaggtctttgtgaccttatgaatagattggatggaaaataaatgttacggtgggccctacaatttttaacggtgaaaatcaattttcccgctgctctttgtggtgtggtccaattgatctttggatatgattttttttttttttttttataatgcttcgaaatgatctcgaaatatggatgaacgttgtggatataataaatacataactgtggggccatgtaactttgatatcttttgaaccgttcgtataactcggagttcGGGGAGCATCAGCGGCCGATCCTCTTGTGGAaggaaaagcaggggtattttcgacctttggcaagctgTCCGTACGTATGGGGCTTATTCTTGAAAGGTAAAAAGAGGGGAaacagattgactactccccctgacaccagccccggagctggtggtcagtgctctgtgggcccatcatgatgtatgtgtttcatccattccgtctatctatttttctagatcaatctatggtaatacacaaaaaatgaggtatatcccaatctcaagtggaccacattacaggaaacagtattgaatgaatttcgaccgttaaaaactttttgggggccataaaagtattggatcaaggtgatctttgttttatcccttcatctgggtctttatgacctaataaacggattggatttcaaataaacagtacatcaggccttagaaggatttaaatgatggatatccaatcactatttttttcctgtggtgtgatccatttgagatttatatccctctcatttttcggatAAAGATATaaattgatattttaaaatgtatgaacggaatggatgaaacacatacatcatggtggggcccatagcgcACCGACCACCGGCTCcgaggctggtgtcaggggagtagccaatccgtttccaaaaagAGGTGGGCTTAcaaatgtaaatgggccataaatgggtcgtacagttgaaaatctctctctcactctctctttatatatatatatatatatatatatatatatatatatatataatgctcacctGCTAAACACCCATGTgcacctttacacacgtgtcatgggcagtgaatctgaacagtccacatgatGTGGCATCCATTGAAACCTCAGTACCCTAACTTTCAGCCTAAAACAatactttagtgggccacaacaaaaggaaatagtttcctccttttatttgcatttctctttgatgGCCTACTAGAGTTTTGGAATAGGCTAAAATTTGGGGCCATAGAGTTTCAAGAGGTTCCgaatcacatggaccattcaaattacgtgcccatgacatgtgtgcaaaggtgtgcacgggtGCTCACGTAAGGTGCGGTGAGCATTCTTCTCTCTTGTGAGCACCTTCGCACCTGAGTACCGGttcacacctttgcacacatgttatGGGCATAAATATGAACcttccacgtgatgcagcaccccttgaaacctcacaagcccagattttagcatgatacaaaactctagtgggccatgtcaaaagaaaaaaaggtttccttgatttgcatttctctttgctatgggtCGCTAAAGTTCTGAATCAACCTTaaaattgggcccatagagcttcaaggagtgttgcatcacatggatcgttcagattttgtgcccataacATGTGTCCAAAGGTGGGCACTGGTGCTCACGTAGGAAGGTGTGCAGGtcagcattcctctctctctagaGTTAGTGCATAATAAAAGTCatagctttaaaaaaaattaaaaaaaaatatataaaaaaatttaattaaaagtCAAAATTAAACCCTAAAGTGACTTATTTTTGGACAACTACTTAAGACTCTTTGATATTGACTTGCATGTAGAGTTAGTGCATAGTCTTCCAACGACATATTATAGACACAAAGTGGATAGCCGGTTTCAAAATTATAAGTGTTTGGAAACTATAACATGCATTGAACCATGGGATTGAACTCTCTAACATTATTTCATCTAATCTTAGACATCCATGTGATTTTCCTTTACCTTATCTTACATTagacttaaaataaaaataacattaaaataataataataacttattcTAGTGTACTATGACTTACTCCTCAAGtctttgaaaaaaatataaactATTCTAGCCAGGCCTTATCTTACCCCTCagaaaatcaattttaaattataaaactTCTAATTGTTTATTTGTTCGCCACAAGTTGCATGGTAAGAATGACAATTTCATTTTATGCACCGTAAGCACACACTCCCAAATCATAAATTGGGAGATGCAAATATTATTTTAATGGTGTTTAAATAAGATCTAATAGTGTCAAATTCGACATCGATGCAGATGCAACTATGTGGTATACATGAAATCTTCACGATGTGTGTTAAATATATAAAGGACAATTTATTAATAACTAGGTTTTCGAAGAATCATACCGTCTAAGTAACCTATGAATACGAACAAGTAATCATTTGGGCTACATCAATATTGAGGCACGGTCAATAACCATCTTGATAATAACGTATTCGACAAAAGCAAAACATGAACGATTAAGGGTGATTGTTACTTCATAATTTCCAGTagaaagtctataaatagtatAAAAGATAACACAAAGTGAATAAACATTAATCAATCAAACAAAACCCAAACAAATCAACTCCAACGAAACTCTATTTATTTAGTCTCCATGGACATTTATCATTTCCATCGCACACCAGTGTGGAACCCCTTAACATTTAGGAGTAGTTCAGTCCATCTCCACCTTACGTTGGACCAATTTAGTCGTAATCAGTAGTTGTAGTTTCCTTCCATTTACGCTTGTGTGTCAAATCTGAAGGAAGATCGTAGTATTAGGAATCGTCCACCTATGCTCATATGTTAACAATAGCTTGCAATCTCGGCATTATTGCTTACCCCTCGCTCATTAGGGTGTTGCTCGGTTGAGCACCCCACCGCTCTCAGCTAGCATGATGATCCTTGTGAGTGGTaagtttgtcatttttttttattttttttttatcataaccTTTGTCACTCATTTCCATTCGAGATAACATTTGTTGCACTTTTGAAAGTCCTCGATTCGCAAGGAAGAAAGAACATGTAGGTGGAACAATTGCATTATTTGCAAATCACTTGACAACGTACTTAATAGTTGGCAGAATAAACGGAGACTCTACCATCATTTACTAAACAACGCTCTATCTCGACGTTAGGAGTGGCGGCATTTGGTTTGAATTGAAATATAGTCGGTTTTGGCATGCTCGCACAAAATATACACGTGTGGCCGAATTCTAGACGAACAAATAAAGCTATGGTTGACTTATGTATCAAAATGATAGGAATAGCCATCAATTGGTGGAAAATTTCCTTCCAAGGAATGAGGACCCAATGCAAACATTCACTTCTACGGTCCCATTGCTAATGATCTGATGGGATATGATAACCCCGTAGACAAAATTTTGGGCAACTAAATGTAGGTCCAATGAAAAGATTGGCCTAAATTACTAGGTTGGTGAGCCACATGTCTAAATATATAGCTCACAATAAATGATAGGGAGACCATTTGGGTCGTTGGGTCAGGTTTGAGAGTCAACTTGAGCCTGAACCAACTTtaagaggacccaacccacaaGTCAACCCAAATTCCAACTCATTGTGCTCAACCTGAATTCCTTTGCAACCAACCCTAGCTTAACATACCCAAGCCAACCCAACAGCAATAAATGTGATCATTCCCTACCCAACTCGACCTTACTTTGCTTCACTTCAACCCAACCCGATTTCAAATTAGGTTAGAGAACCCAATCCAAAGACCCTAACAACTCAACCGAAACTGGGGTTGGGTCAATTGAGTTCGGGTTGAGATGAACCCAAACGTTCCAGCTCTAAGAACCAACATAGTGCACGTTGCATGGTGCAACTAACAAGCACTTTCATCAATTTTCGGGTTAGGAGCACATCTCGGTCAAGCTGACTCAGTAAATTAAATGTGGGACCTCTATCACTGCAACTCATCTCATCTCTCTAGAGCAACGATGAGCCGGGTTTAAGCCTGGCTAGGCTATGCCCCGACCTGCCCCAACTCTTTAGACCTGAGTCCTGAACCAGGGCCAAGCCTAGCATGGCCTAGCACAGCAGGCTTAAGCTCGACGCCCAAAAAACTAGTTGAGACTAGGCCGGCCGGACCCACCCTAACCGGAAAAATGataaaatgtttatttcccacttgaatgttcTTAATATatctattgatcaagtgggcccccacACATGCAAAAAGAAACAAACAACCTATAAATGAAACCAGTGATTCATATTCAAGATGGAAGGACTCGAAAATTGATCGGGTCATATATCCCAAGCCCTACGAAGCCGGGTCAGACACGTTGGGTGAGCGGGCAATCCGACCCATTGCCATCCTTTTCTTGAGCTCGACTTGGCTGCGACCCAACAAGCGATGTGAGAAGGAACCTAACTGTATGCCCACACTTTCatatatacattgtatatccacgcagtccatctctTTTACCAGCTTATTGTAGTGCTAGCAGATAAAacctttaggtggaccacaccacatgaaatagtcaTTGAACTCCCACTATTAAAACTTCCTAGcattcactgtaatgtttattaaccatccaaactgttgataaggttataaagacctacatgaaaggaaaaacacaaatatcagcttgatctgtgacctacaaaaggtttttaatggtcaataaccactgtttcatgtggtgtgttccaaATGAAATTtctatctgattcatttttgggaccatgctctTAAATAATCTCGAAAAGAATATGTACAGCGTGGATATTCAATGGATACATTGAGTTTGGTcctacggtcagggtcccacacacatcactggTTCAAGCCATGTCGCTGTCCATGACTTATTTAAGAAAGAGAATCCTAACACGCAAATGACTTTTCAAacgaaaagaaggagaaagaccCGTACATTTTTTCCCTTATATAACTACGCAGCGCGGTAGCACTGTAAGCAATGGTGGTACCTGATAGAAGTGGGACCCAAATTACATattcattacatccaaaccgtccatcatatgtGTAATCTCAAGTTACATCAAACATACAAAAATCATCACAATCAAAAGCTCATACGAACAACATGGAAAAGAACAATTTTTGAGTAGATGCCTACCGTTGATTCGAATACAGGGCCCATCATGTAGTTTATctgaaatccataccattcagTCATTTCATCTGGCCCAGATTAATGGTTATATCCAAAATAAGACAGTTTACAACTCAGATGAGGTGCGGTGCGAGTCAAGGGTGAACTTTCCCTCCCATATTGTTCCCTATGCCATCGCTTACCTGAATGttggatcggtctgatttttaCACATCTGCATATAACAAGAGCTCGGGTTGGATCTCCTTCGTACATCACGTGGACCCAACATCTTTCGagtaggacgcggattgcatcctacccctgcccggacggtaattcgtctggcagggctctgtggggcccaacgtaatgtaagtgttttatccatgccatttatcacttttctcatatcattttacaaTACGATTATAAAAATGAAGGAGGTtcacagctcaagtggaccacaccgaaggaagctgcagtgataatgacacccaccgttgaaacctttctaagggccaccgtgatgtattttttttttttataccatccaacctattcataaggtcatgtagacgtggatgaagtgaatatatatatatatatatatatatatatatcagcttgatccgaaacttctcaagctcccaagaagtttatAATGGAGgacgttaaatccccactttgtgatccacttaagtcatatacctgcctcattttttggatcattatttaaaatgatccgataaaaacgatgaacagcatggataaaacacttacatcacgttgggccccacagagccctgcccggacagatTACCGTCCGGCCGGGGGTacgacgcaatccacgtccctttCAAGTAACACAGTCCACACCTCTAGAATTATAATCCAATGAAATGAACGGCTGACTTCCATACCATAACGCGTTGACCGTGACAACGAACCTAATACAATTTCCAAgaagggaaaaggtactattcgctcgacctcacgataagctccatgaggtcgagctgtgtgggccccaccgtgatgcctgtcaaccatcaacaccgcgcatttgatgggtcccctctaaattatgggatatcccaaaaatcatccgtataaggaactcaggtgggccataccatccaaaatcatgtgaagacatcattaaaacatataaaagcacttggtggggcccacctgagttttaaattctgttgaaacttggtatgaacgctcatccaagtgggaaacatataatggatgggctggatttgcaaaccacatctcggtgggctcaaaaagtgattatgaatgttttaatggtgcacggcccctccctacttctgtatgtggtgtggcctacaaaagtcacggattgatttATTTTTGAGGCTTAGGACCATGATGGAATTTTTCATCTTACTGACAGGTTAGatttttgaaacgcatcacggtggggtccacacagctcgacctcatgggacggactcgcgGGGTCGAGCGCACAGTACCTTCTCCCTTCCAAGAAAATCGATAGTTGTTTTCTGATGTCTATAAATAGAGAGGAGTCCAGACCACTCACTCAAACATTCAAGCCACTGGACCAACCTCTACAATCAAAATTTTCGTTGTCCTTCACATACCTTGGGCTGAAAATCGTCACCTGGGATAGACAATCACACTCAGACGTATCTACTGTGGTTGATCACTAAAGAACGACAATGAAGGTATCTAATATTAGTTGTCCTTTTACTATGGTTGAGTTCTTGACGTGGGTTATATGAACTTTTATGTGGTTTTCGTTGTAGTAACTTGTTTTTTTCTGTTTACAGCAAAAGATTGTGATGAAAGTTCCAATTAAGGATGCCAAGAGCCGGTGCAAGGCCATGAAAACCGCAGTCGGTATGCCAGGTAATTTCACCAACATTTAGCTAAGATGTTCTTACTTCTTCAATGAAAGATTTAAGCTGTAATCAAAGTCAAGTGTAAGTTGTGCTAACTGAGTTGACTTACTGAGTCTATTGAGTCCATGAAGGCTGATGGTTTTGACGGATGGGGTGCGCTTGTTTGGGAATtccaattgaaattgaaattgagaTTCAACCCaaacggtggacatcattttcattttccttcaccACTCTAAGCACAAACCAGATGAGCCAAGTGGACTCAGTGAGTAGTGGTACTTCCAAATGGTCCCCAAGCTCACTTTTGCAAACCCAtgatctgagtcaactcagtgagtcAGCTCTCTACATATTGAACTAGATTACATGTTTTCTTGGTACCTTGAAACCAAACCGCATATATAACATGAAAGGGTGAACCTGACAGACTAGCCTGTGGTCAGAAATACATAATAGAGTTCGACTACAACGGCTGAATTTATTATCTTTATACATAAGGATAATAGATTAcctagtaaaaaataaataaattcaaaatcaTTACAAACCTCCCTTTTTTTATATTGCAAATTAACTCTCGCATCTTTGCAGTTTCTGATTTCAATTCTAAGATGTGGCTTTGATCATGTTGGTTGCAGGGGTTATATCTGCTACGTTGGATGATAGTAAGGACCATCTTGTAGTGGTGGGCGAGGGAATCGACTCAGTCAAGTTGACAACCGCGCTTAGAAAGAAGATGGGATTCGCAGATATCATTAGCGTTGAGGAcaatgagaagaagaaagaggaagagaaaaatccgacaatcgtgtggcccacttcttggGCCTACCAATACGGTGTGCCACCGCCACCGCATCATGTGTACCAAGACCCATACCAGTATAACTGTTGCATCATGTGAAGCACTACAAATGATATAAACTGTTGAAGTTGTGTGAGATGAGCCATAAGGCTGCTAGTGGGACCTAAGCTGGCTATTAGGGTTGGGAGAATGTGAATATTAGATGTAACAGTAATATTTCAGCAAGCGTCAGCATGCTTTGATGCTCAATTAAAAAgacgaaagaaaaaaaaaggttgtaGAAATAGCAGATTTTTGTAAATAAGGGCTGTTAGATTTCCATAAAGCTTGTAGGTGAGACTTTGCATCCACCCAGGTGTATGTGACCCTGACCTATCCCAGATAGCAAaaagtgatgcatgtgccttaaatccaaactgtccaacggttttgaaagcccattttaagaggacatgatcccaaatatgaagcagatccaaatcttatgtggaccataccacaggaacacagtagtaattgaatcccTTCATTAAAAACTACATGGgagccaccagaatgtttattttccatccaacctgttgaaaggTCACAAAGATCTCGATGAAGAGAACacagaaatttcagcttgatccaaaactttttgtggcccagagaagtttttaatggtcgattaccactgtttcctgtattatggtccatctgaaatttggatctacttcatgttttgcatcatgctctaaaatgagatttcaatatggatggatggcgtggatgtaatcacatgcatcatagtgggctccacacccACGGATCCGGGTTCTCACCTAACCCGCTCCCCGAAAGGGAGTAGCAACGTTTACCAGCCCGTAGGTCAACGGctgcggattgcgtggtgtggaACCAACTCGGTGGTGTACTGACGTGTCAAATTTTCGTGGCCAACATTATATATTtgtgatatccacaccgtgtATCCATTTTGCGAGGTCATTTTAAAgcacgaacccaaaaatgaatcaaatcaGACTACGCCGTAGGTATTTTTTTTGTCCCTTCatgcatgtttgtgtgatctcacGAACAGtttagatgtcatataaatatcatggtgtgcCTTAGGAAAttttccccactatttcttgtgatgtggttcacttgagcattggatctgcctcggtTTTggtctcatttctcaaaatcaactcataaaatggatggacagtgtggatataacacacatcataaGGGAGCCGGAGACCTTTACCACGTCAACACACTGCCGAGGTCGACGCAATCCTTACGGAAGTCAACATTCATGACCAGATTAACTGtaaaagggaagcggattggctggtgtaccagacTGTGTGTGGACcacatatagctggtgtattgacgtctgcaacttctgtgggtcccatcataagatatgtgttatatccaaaccgtccattcatttggagagcttgCCTTAagacttgagctgaaaaataagacagatctaaagatca is a genomic window containing:
- the LOC131255978 gene encoding disease resistance protein Pik-1-like, which produces MKQKIVMKVPIKDAKSRCKAMKTAVGMPGVISATLDDSKDHLVVVGEGIDSVKLTTALRKKMGFADIISVEDNEKKKEEEKNPTIVWPTSWAYQYGVPPPPHHVYQDPYQYNCCIM